Proteins encoded together in one Camelina sativa cultivar DH55 chromosome 9, Cs, whole genome shotgun sequence window:
- the LOC104711223 gene encoding probable LRR receptor-like serine/threonine-protein kinase At3g47570 isoform X1, translated as MRSMRLFVLLAFNALMLLETHGFTITDETDRRALLEFKSHVSDDKRALLSSWNHSFPLCNWTGVRCGRKHKRVTRLELGGLQLGGVISPSIGNLSFLTTLDLSENSFGGTIPQEVGNLFRLEYLDMSKNFLGGGIPIDLYNCSRLCYLGLSSNNIGEGISSEIGSLTKLGHLDLYENNLKGKVPASLGNLTSLQRLLLPQNNLEGEIPSDVAKLTQVYSLHIFGNNFSGVFPPAFYNLSSLELLGISFNQFSGRLRPDFGILLPNLESFIMGSNFLTGAIPTTLSNISTLEKLEVNDNSFTGSIPTFGGTPNLRLLNLKTNFLGNYSSSGYLDFLTSLTNCTQLEELWIGQNRLGGDFPISITNLSTKLFSLGLQSNHFSGRIPHDIGNLISLRTLLLHENLLIGPLPASLGKLLELRFLSLFSNRLSREIPAFIGNMTLLETLDLANNNFEGNVPPSLGRCTNLLHLYVESNNMLNGTIPLEILHIQGLIHLNLSDNSLIGSLPEDIGQLQNLGALSLGNNKLSGKLPQSLGKCLTLENLNLEGNSFDGDIPDIKGLVGVKEIDLSNNNLSGSIPDYFANFSKLEYLNLSFNNFEGKVPVEGIFQNTTIVSISGNNELCGGIKGFQLKSCLPQASPVETKLSSRLKKVVIGVSICIILLLVLFIASVSLIWFRKRKKNKQTNNPTPSSLEVFHDKISYGDLRNATNGFSTSNMVGSGSFGTVFKAFLPTEEKVVAVKVLNMQRRGAMKSFMAECESLKDIRHRNLVKLLTACASIDFQGNEFRALIYEFMPNGSLDMWLHPKEVEEISRPSRTLTLLERLNIAIDVASVLDYLHVHSHEPIAHCDLKPSNVLLDDDLTAHVSDFGLARLLLKFDQGSFFNQLSSAGVRGTIGYAAPEYGTGGQPSIYGDVYSFGVLLLEMFTGKRPTNELFGGNFTLHKYTKSALPERVLEIADEWILHIGLRVGFPIAECLTLVFEVGLRCCEESPMNRLATSEAVKELISIKEKFFKTKRTSAR; from the exons atgagaagcaTGAGACTATTTGTTTTACTTGCTTTCAATGCTCTCATGCTACTTGAAACTCATGGTTTTACTATTACCGATGAAACTGATAGGAGAGCATTGCTTGAGTTCAAGTCTCACGTTTCTGACGACAAAAGAGCTCTCTTGTCCTCATGGAATCACTCTTTCCCTCTCTGCAACTGGACTGGGGTTAGATGTGGCCGCAAACACAAGAGAGTTACTCGTTTGGAGCTGGGAGGATTGCAATTAGGCGGAGTGATATCACCATCAATTGGTAATCTTTCGTTTCTCACAACACTTGATCTCTCTGAAAACTCTTTTGGTGGTACTATTCCTCAAGAGGTGGGAAACTTGTTTAGACTTGAATACTTGGATATGAGCAAAAATTTTCTTGGGGGAGGGATTCCAATCGATTTGTACAACTGCTCTAGATTGTGCTACCTTGGTTTAAGTTCAAATAATATAGGAGAAGGTATTTCTTCAGAAATAGGGTCATTGACGAAGCTTGGTCATTTAGATCTTTATGAAAACAATCTGAAAGGAAAGGTGCCTGCGTCTCTAGGAAACTTGACATCTCTACAACGACTTTTATTGCCACAAAACAACCTGGAAGGAGAAATTCCGAGTGATGTAGCTAAACTGACTCAAGTTTATAGTCTTCATATATTTGGAAACAATTTCTCAGGTGTTTTTCCTCCTGCTTTCTACAATTTGTCCTCACTTGAGCTCTTAGGTATCTCTTTTAATCAGTTCTCAGGTCGCCTGAGACCTGATTTTGGTATTCTGCTACCAAACCTTGAATCGTTTATCATGGGAAGCAATTTTCTCACAGGAGCCATTCCAACAACACTCTCCAATATCTCCACCCTTGAAAAATTGGAAGTGAATGATAACTCATTTACGGGAAGTATTCCTACTTTCGGAGGAACACCAAATTTGAGATTGTTAAATCTTAAAACCAATTTTCTGGGAAATTACTCTTCTTCTGGGTATCTTGATTTCCTCACTTCTTTGACAAACTGCACCCAACTAGAGGAGTTATGGATTGGTCAGAATAGGCTTGGGGGTGACTTCCCTATTTCCATCACCAATCTATCCACAAAACTCTTCAGTTTAGGCCTTCAAAGCAATCACTTCTCTGGAAGAATTCCTCATGACATTGGGAATCTCATAAGCCTACGAACACTGCTGTTACATGAAAATTTGTTGATTGGACCACTCCCAGCCTCTCTTGGCAAGCTTTTAGAGTTGAGGTTTTTAAGTCTCTTTTCAAATAGATTATCAAGAGAGATACCAGCTTTTATAGGCAACATGACTCTGTTAGAAACACTTGATTTGGCTAACAACAATTTTGAAGGCAATGTTCCTCCAAGTCTTGGTAGATGCACCAATTTGCTACATTTATATGTTGAGTCTAATAATATGTTAAATGGGACTATACCTCTGGAAATTTTGCACATTCAGGGTCTTATTCACCTAAATTTGTCAGATAATTCCTTGATCGGCTCTTTACCAGAAGATATTGGACAACTTCAAAATCTTGGTGCACTATCACTTGGGAATAATAAATTATCTGGGAAACTTCCACAATCCTTGGGGAAGTGTCTCACACTGGAAAATCTTAATCTGGAAGGAAATTCGTTTGATGGAGATATTCCAGATATAAAAGGGTTGGTGGGTGTTAAAGAAATTGATTTATCGAACAATAATCTCTCTGGAAGTATACCTGACTATTTTGCAAATTTTTCCAAGTTGGAGTATCTCAATCTGTCTTTTAACAATTTTGAGGGAAAGGTGCCAGTGGAAGGAATATTTCAGAATACTACTATAGTTTCCATATCTGGAAACAATGAACTATGTGGAGGCATTAAGGGATTTCAACTAAAGTCATGCCTCCCGCAAGCATCACCAGTGGAGACGAAGCTTTCCTCTCGTTTAAAGAAAGTTGTAATTGGAGTTAGCATATGCATAATTTTGCTTTTGGTGTTGTTCATTGCTTCAGtttctttgatttggttcagaaaaagaaagaagaacaagcaGACCAATAATCCAACTCCTTCTAGTTTGGAAGTCTTCCATGATAAAATAAGTTATGGAGATCTCCGCAATGCAACAAATGGCTTCTCTACGAGCAATATGGTCGGGTCAGGCAGTTTTGGTACTGTATTTAAGGCATTTCTCCCGACGGAGGAAAAGGTTGTTGCAGTGAAAGTTCTAAACATGCAGAGACGTGGAGCCATGAAGAGTTTTATGGCAGAATGTGAATCTTTGAAGGACATAAGGCATCGTAATCTTGTGAAACTATTGACAGCTTGCGCTAGTATTGATTTCCAAGGAAATGAATTCAGAGCTCTCATATATGAGTTCATGCCGAACGGAAGCTTGGATATGTGGCTGCATCCAAAGGAAGTGGAAGAGATCAGTAGACCCTCAAGAACCTTAACACTGCTAGAAAGGCTTAACATTGCCATAGACGTGGCTTCTGTTTTGGATTATCTTCATGTTCATTCTCATGAGCCTATAGCTCATTGCGATCTTAAGCCAAGCAACGTCCTTTTAGACGATGATCTAACCGCCCATGTTAGCGATTTTGGTCTTGCTCGTCTTCTCCTCAAATTCGACCAGGGGTCTTTCTTCAACCAACTTAGCTCGGCTGGTGTCAGAGGAACCATCGGCTATGCCGCACCAG AATATGGAACGGGTGGGCAGCCGTCAATATACGGAGATGTTTATAGCTTTGGGGTTCTTCTTTTGGAAATGTTCACTGGAAAAAGACCGACCAATGAGTTATTTGGGGGGAACTTTACCTTACACAAGTACACCAAGTCGGCGTTGCCAGAAAGAGTATTGGAGATTGCAGACGAATGGATTCTTCACATCGGTCTTAGAGTCGGCTTCCCTATTGCTGAGTGCTTGACACTGGTTTTTGAGGTGGGACTTAGGTGTTGTGAGGAATCTCCGATGAACCGTTTGGCAACAAGTGAAGCAGTAAAGGAGTTAATCTCAATCAAAGAGAAGttcttcaaaaccaaaagaacatcCGCGCGTTGA
- the LOC104711223 gene encoding probable LRR receptor-like serine/threonine-protein kinase At3g47570 isoform X2, protein MRSMRLFVLLAFNALMLLETHGFTITDETDRRALLEFKSHVSDDKRALLSSWNHSFPLCNWTGVRCGRKHKRVTRLELGGLQLGGVISPSIDNSLIGSLPEDIGQLQNLGALSLGNNKLSGKLPQSLGKCLTLENLNLEGNSFDGDIPDIKGLVGVKEIDLSNNNLSGSIPDYFANFSKLEYLNLSFNNFEGKVPVEGIFQNTTIVSISGNNELCGGIKGFQLKSCLPQASPVETKLSSRLKKVVIGVSICIILLLVLFIASVSLIWFRKRKKNKQTNNPTPSSLEVFHDKISYGDLRNATNGFSTSNMVGSGSFGTVFKAFLPTEEKVVAVKVLNMQRRGAMKSFMAECESLKDIRHRNLVKLLTACASIDFQGNEFRALIYEFMPNGSLDMWLHPKEVEEISRPSRTLTLLERLNIAIDVASVLDYLHVHSHEPIAHCDLKPSNVLLDDDLTAHVSDFGLARLLLKFDQGSFFNQLSSAGVRGTIGYAAPEYGTGGQPSIYGDVYSFGVLLLEMFTGKRPTNELFGGNFTLHKYTKSALPERVLEIADEWILHIGLRVGFPIAECLTLVFEVGLRCCEESPMNRLATSEAVKELISIKEKFFKTKRTSAR, encoded by the exons atgagaagcaTGAGACTATTTGTTTTACTTGCTTTCAATGCTCTCATGCTACTTGAAACTCATGGTTTTACTATTACCGATGAAACTGATAGGAGAGCATTGCTTGAGTTCAAGTCTCACGTTTCTGACGACAAAAGAGCTCTCTTGTCCTCATGGAATCACTCTTTCCCTCTCTGCAACTGGACTGGGGTTAGATGTGGCCGCAAACACAAGAGAGTTACTCGTTTGGAGCTGGGAGGATTGCAATTAGGCGGAGTGATATCACCATCAATTG ATAATTCCTTGATCGGCTCTTTACCAGAAGATATTGGACAACTTCAAAATCTTGGTGCACTATCACTTGGGAATAATAAATTATCTGGGAAACTTCCACAATCCTTGGGGAAGTGTCTCACACTGGAAAATCTTAATCTGGAAGGAAATTCGTTTGATGGAGATATTCCAGATATAAAAGGGTTGGTGGGTGTTAAAGAAATTGATTTATCGAACAATAATCTCTCTGGAAGTATACCTGACTATTTTGCAAATTTTTCCAAGTTGGAGTATCTCAATCTGTCTTTTAACAATTTTGAGGGAAAGGTGCCAGTGGAAGGAATATTTCAGAATACTACTATAGTTTCCATATCTGGAAACAATGAACTATGTGGAGGCATTAAGGGATTTCAACTAAAGTCATGCCTCCCGCAAGCATCACCAGTGGAGACGAAGCTTTCCTCTCGTTTAAAGAAAGTTGTAATTGGAGTTAGCATATGCATAATTTTGCTTTTGGTGTTGTTCATTGCTTCAGtttctttgatttggttcagaaaaagaaagaagaacaagcaGACCAATAATCCAACTCCTTCTAGTTTGGAAGTCTTCCATGATAAAATAAGTTATGGAGATCTCCGCAATGCAACAAATGGCTTCTCTACGAGCAATATGGTCGGGTCAGGCAGTTTTGGTACTGTATTTAAGGCATTTCTCCCGACGGAGGAAAAGGTTGTTGCAGTGAAAGTTCTAAACATGCAGAGACGTGGAGCCATGAAGAGTTTTATGGCAGAATGTGAATCTTTGAAGGACATAAGGCATCGTAATCTTGTGAAACTATTGACAGCTTGCGCTAGTATTGATTTCCAAGGAAATGAATTCAGAGCTCTCATATATGAGTTCATGCCGAACGGAAGCTTGGATATGTGGCTGCATCCAAAGGAAGTGGAAGAGATCAGTAGACCCTCAAGAACCTTAACACTGCTAGAAAGGCTTAACATTGCCATAGACGTGGCTTCTGTTTTGGATTATCTTCATGTTCATTCTCATGAGCCTATAGCTCATTGCGATCTTAAGCCAAGCAACGTCCTTTTAGACGATGATCTAACCGCCCATGTTAGCGATTTTGGTCTTGCTCGTCTTCTCCTCAAATTCGACCAGGGGTCTTTCTTCAACCAACTTAGCTCGGCTGGTGTCAGAGGAACCATCGGCTATGCCGCACCAG AATATGGAACGGGTGGGCAGCCGTCAATATACGGAGATGTTTATAGCTTTGGGGTTCTTCTTTTGGAAATGTTCACTGGAAAAAGACCGACCAATGAGTTATTTGGGGGGAACTTTACCTTACACAAGTACACCAAGTCGGCGTTGCCAGAAAGAGTATTGGAGATTGCAGACGAATGGATTCTTCACATCGGTCTTAGAGTCGGCTTCCCTATTGCTGAGTGCTTGACACTGGTTTTTGAGGTGGGACTTAGGTGTTGTGAGGAATCTCCGATGAACCGTTTGGCAACAAGTGAAGCAGTAAAGGAGTTAATCTCAATCAAAGAGAAGttcttcaaaaccaaaagaacatcCGCGCGTTGA